Proteins co-encoded in one Bacillus infantis NRRL B-14911 genomic window:
- a CDS encoding stalk domain-containing protein, translated as MKKSLTFMFVLMLSLSSLSVPDAQAKPANERILKLTVNSHIYYVDDVKYDFGANEKVVPLIKNGSVYVPARTIPNWFGTPNSYKSGQFRIVAKDRTTIFDTHKKKIYINGRQFTTLESFVFEGKLYLPIGRVADAVEQPLVRNGNSITIGQMR; from the coding sequence ATGAAAAAATCTCTAACGTTTATGTTTGTTTTGATGTTGTCACTGTCTTCATTATCAGTTCCTGATGCTCAAGCAAAACCGGCTAATGAAAGGATCTTGAAACTTACCGTCAATTCACACATTTATTATGTTGATGACGTAAAATATGATTTTGGAGCAAATGAAAAAGTTGTCCCGCTTATAAAGAATGGTTCAGTATATGTACCGGCGAGAACCATACCTAATTGGTTTGGTACACCTAACTCCTATAAATCTGGTCAATTCAGAATTGTAGCTAAGGATAGAACGACTATCTTTGATACACATAAAAAGAAAATCTATATTAACGGCCGTCAATTCACCACATTAGAATCCTTTGTTTTCGAAGGAAAACTTTATTTGCCAATTGGCCGTGTAGCTGATGCAGTTGAACAGCCGCTGGTCCGCAATGGAAACTCAATTACGATTGGACAAATGAGATAA